Below is a window of Cytobacillus firmus DNA.
TGCCTCAATAATCCACTTTTTCACTTGTATATTTTCAGCCCCTTTTGCCACAACCAGCACTCCCCTTATTTCAGGTTTCTTGGTTTCTATGACAATGGGAACCTCTTTTTCTCCATTTCGGACAATCACGAGCTGTTCCTCCTGTGACTGATCCTCAACCTTCCTTTTGCCGCCTTCCCGATCTGTTTCATCAGTTTTCTGAGTTTGCGTAGTTTTGTTTTTTTCAAGGACTTTCTTCTCTGTGGCATCGACATTCACCACAACAGTGGCATCTTCCACCCCTACGATTGCATCAAGCGCCTCTTTTATTTGGGCTTCATATACCTTTTCATAATTGGCGATGGTGTCATTTCCTCCGGATTTCTGCTGGCCGAAGACTGGCACTTCTTCCTCCTGCTTCACTTCTTCCCCATTTTTAAATACGGGCAAATCACCGGTGGAACCGTCTTCTTGAAACAGCGTATTGCTTATCAGCATGATCGCTGCCCCAAATAGGAGAACCAGCAGCAAATAGTGGAATTTTCCGGGCTTCTTATCAGACTGTCCATCCTTGGAAATTATCTTCTTTAACCATGTAAAAGGACCTTTTTCATTATCCATCCCTATCCATATTCCCCCCTTCTACCAGAACTTCGATTGAGTTTGCGTCTACATTCCATTTTTGTGCGAGAAGAGAAGCAATTCTTTCTGCATCTTCATGTTCGGGCCCGCTGGATGGAAGAGGTTTCCCGGCATTGATTTCCACTGTTTTAACCACTTCTACAGCTTCAGCTTCTGCATCTTCTGCTTTGAGTTGGATCATGACCTTTTGCAGGTTATCCGGGAAGGCTTGATCACTGCTTTCATCTACTAAAATATCAATGTTAGCAATTTCCAGACCGTACTGTTCCATCAACTCCTCTTCTGCGTCCTGTTTCATGTGGACAGCCATTTGTTCTAAAATATATGCATCACTTGAGGCTTGTATTTCTTTTTTCTTCATTTCTATTAAATTTTCCATATTTTTTTCTCCGGAAGCCTCAAAAACCGGCACGGAAACAAGAGCTTCTTCAAAATCACTTGATATAATTCTCAAAATCGGTGTAAGAATAATCGCTATTAATAGCAGCCCTGTCACCATTTTTGTATATTTCTGAAGCTTGGAGCTCGGGAGGAGCATATCTATGACAGTGGCAAGCAGAACAAATAATATGATGTTGGTAACCCATTCTTTTATGAAATCCACTTCATTCCCTCCCTACCTGACCATCATGGTCAAATTGCCGGCCGCTATTATAACCGTAATGCTAAGGAAAAACATCAGGGAGACAATGGCCAGAGCTGCAAAAACATAGATGATGCTCTTGCTGATTATATCCAGGCAGGATATGATCGGCCCTCCTCCCAACGGCTGCAAAATTGCTGCCGCAAATTTATATATAAACGCAATCATTAGAATTTTGATTGCAGGAAAGGCTGCAATAATAAGGAGAATGGTTACTCCTGCTATCCCAACAGTATTTTTCAAAAGCACCGATGCGCTGATTACGGTATCTGTCGCATCTGTAAACATTCTTCCAATGACCGGAATAAAATTCCCCGTAATAAATTTTGCTGTACGAATGGTAATTCCATCGGTAACCGCTGCAGATGCTCCCTGAACTGATATAACTCCGAGAAAGACTGTCAGAAACATCCCAAGAAGTCCAATGCTCCAATTTCGGAGCAGATTGGCAAGCTGAGTTACCTTATAGTGTTCAGACAAGGTGCTGACAATGCTTAACAGGGCTGATAAAAATAGAAGCGGAAGAATGACATACTGGATAAATAACCCGCTGACATTCATTAAAAACAGTATCACCGGGTGGAAAAATGCTGCAGATACCAAACCCCCGGAAGAAGCAATCAGCGCAAGCAGCAGCGGTATGAGAGCCATTATGAATGACACCATAGTTGAAATGGTTTCTTCTGTGTAGGTGATCGCTACATGGAAGCTATTCAGTGCGATAATAATCAACACCATGAAGACGATTGAATAGGCGGCTTTACTGACAGTGCTTTTTTCAAATGAATTCTGCAGCGACTGCAGGAACATGCTGAATACCGTCAGCAATATTAGAGTCCCAAGCAGTTTCCCGTTGACTATAAACTCATGGAATACAAACTTCATCGCGCCGCCAGCCCACTCTTTTAGTGAAAACTCCTTTTCTCCCTTTATGAATTCATAGAGACTCCCCTTTTGGCTCTCGGGCAAAAACCCTCCATACTCTGTTGTGATTTCTTCCCAAAAGCTCTTTAATTCATTAAGGTCTAACTTATCCACCTGGGATTCAATTAAATCCTGCGGGGATATCGTTTCTTCTGCTTCGCCGGTCTTAGGTGAGGCTTGTACAATTGGTGCCAGGAAAAAGAATAGAAATAAACTGAACCCTAAAATTTTCTGCATCCTTTGCTTCATTTTCTCACCTCTTTTAAAGGACCCTCTCTAATTCCAGCAATGTGAGCTTGTCCAGTCCTGCTGCCTGTCGTTTCAGCAGGCAGCCGGCTAGCTCGGAATCATGCGAATAATGGTTTCGATTAATACAGTTAGGATTGGTATGGCCATGGCAAGAATAAGAATTTTCCCGCCCATTTCGATTTTTGCTGCAATGGCTCCCTGTCCTGCATCCTTCGTAATTTGTGCAGCAAATTCAGCAATATAGGCTATTCCGATTATCTTTAAAATGGTTTCAACATAGACGATATTCACCTTTGCATTGACGGCAATCTTTTCAATCATATGGATAATGGCGTAAATTTGATCGACAAGAAAAAGAAAGATGGCACAGCCGACAAAAACAATCAGCAAAAAGGCAAAATTCGGCTTTTGCTCCTTAACAATCAGCGCCAGGAACGTGGCAACAAGCGAAAATCCGACTATCTGGAGAATTTCAATGGCTGAGCCCCCCTTTTATCCCTGAAACAAGAAGACTGATTTAATTTTTTGGAAAAGGTTATCTACAATGGAAGCAACCATAAATAAGATATAAATAAATCCGAAAAGCGTTACCCATTGGGCGTATTCTTTTTTGCCCACCTGATCCAGAATAGTATGCAAAAAGGCTACAACAATTCCCACACCCGCAATCTTGAATATGATATCTACCTCTAAGCCCATCTTTTCTCCCCCTAAGCTCTGATCAGCGTCCGGCAAATCAAGCCGGCGTTTCCTACATTAGTAAAATGATTAAGAGCAATCCGGATAAAAACCCCAGACTTTTGACCATTCTCTCGTATTTCACTTGTCTGTCATGTGCATCAGCTTCTTCACGTTCCAGGTGGGTAAGGGTCAGCATGATCTGCTTTTGCTGAGAAAGACGGTCATGTCTTCCAAGTGTTTCGCCAAATTGCTTCATGATTTCGAATTCCCCTTGTTTAAAGGCGGTCATTTTCCATATTTCCGTCAAGCTTTCTTCCCAGGCGTCCTTTACTGTCGTCTCGGAATCGGTCAGTTTTTTTGCAAAGGATTCAAAGAACCAGGATAAGGGCTTGGAAAGCTGGTCAGAAAGCCGTCTGGCTGCTTCATG
It encodes the following:
- the spoIIIAG gene encoding stage III sporulation protein AG, coding for MDNEKGPFTWLKKIISKDGQSDKKPGKFHYLLLVLLFGAAIMLISNTLFQEDGSTGDLPVFKNGEEVKQEEEVPVFGQQKSGGNDTIANYEKVYEAQIKEALDAIVGVEDATVVVNVDATEKKVLEKNKTTQTQKTDETDREGGKRKVEDQSQEEQLVIVRNGEKEVPIVIETKKPEIRGVLVVAKGAENIQVKKWIIEAVTRALDVPSHRVSVMPKKTKGE
- the spoIIIAF gene encoding stage III sporulation protein AF is translated as MDFIKEWVTNIILFVLLATVIDMLLPSSKLQKYTKMVTGLLLIAIILTPILRIISSDFEEALVSVPVFEASGEKNMENLIEMKKKEIQASSDAYILEQMAVHMKQDAEEELMEQYGLEIANIDILVDESSDQAFPDNLQKVMIQLKAEDAEAEAVEVVKTVEINAGKPLPSSGPEHEDAERIASLLAQKWNVDANSIEVLVEGGNMDRDG
- the spoIIIAE gene encoding stage III sporulation protein AE, with amino-acid sequence MKQRMQKILGFSLFLFFFLAPIVQASPKTGEAEETISPQDLIESQVDKLDLNELKSFWEEITTEYGGFLPESQKGSLYEFIKGEKEFSLKEWAGGAMKFVFHEFIVNGKLLGTLILLTVFSMFLQSLQNSFEKSTVSKAAYSIVFMVLIIIALNSFHVAITYTEETISTMVSFIMALIPLLLALIASSGGLVSAAFFHPVILFLMNVSGLFIQYVILPLLFLSALLSIVSTLSEHYKVTQLANLLRNWSIGLLGMFLTVFLGVISVQGASAAVTDGITIRTAKFITGNFIPVIGRMFTDATDTVISASVLLKNTVGIAGVTILLIIAAFPAIKILMIAFIYKFAAAILQPLGGGPIISCLDIISKSIIYVFAALAIVSLMFFLSITVIIAAGNLTMMVR
- the spoIIIAD gene encoding stage III sporulation protein AD, which gives rise to MEILQIVGFSLVATFLALIVKEQKPNFAFLLIVFVGCAIFLFLVDQIYAIIHMIEKIAVNAKVNIVYVETILKIIGIAYIAEFAAQITKDAGQGAIAAKIEMGGKILILAMAIPILTVLIETIIRMIPS
- the spoIIIAC gene encoding stage III sporulation protein AC, which gives rise to MGLEVDIIFKIAGVGIVVAFLHTILDQVGKKEYAQWVTLFGFIYILFMVASIVDNLFQKIKSVFLFQG
- the spoIIIAB gene encoding stage III sporulation protein SpoIIIAB, which translates into the protein MMKLIGAVLIIIATTWAGFEASRHLTERPRQLRQLKSALQSLEAEIMYGHTPLHEAARRLSDQLSKPLSWFFESFAKKLTDSETTVKDAWEESLTEIWKMTAFKQGEFEIMKQFGETLGRHDRLSQQKQIMLTLTHLEREEADAHDRQVKYERMVKSLGFLSGLLLIILLM